One Mycobacterium kubicae genomic window carries:
- the nirB gene encoding nitrite reductase large subunit NirB has translation MPSAGTSRAPEAVRRVVVIGHGMVGHRFVEALRARDTDGSWHITVLAEEADAAYDRVGLTSYTESWDRALLALPGNDYTGDPQVDLLLNARVVEIDRAAKTVATADGRRYGYDALVLATGSYAFVPPVPGHDLPGCHVYRTLDDLDAIRAGAQRAVQAGDGAGGVVIGGGLLGLEAANALRQFGLQTHVVEMMPRLMAQQIDEAGGALLARMVTELGINVHVGTGTECIEAIEGSHRMQVRLSDGQLIDAGVVIFAAGIRPRDELARAADLAIAERGGVLTDLACRTSDPDIFAIGEVAAIDGRCYGLVGPGYTSAEVVADRLLDGVAEFGEADLSTKLKLLGVDVASFGDAMGTTENCLEVAINDAVNRTYAKLVLSDDAKTLLGGVLVGDASSYGVLRPMVGSELPGDPLALIAPAQSGDGAGALGIGALPDSAQICSCNNVTKGDLKCAIADGCGDVPSLKSCTAAGTSCGSCVPLLKQLLEAEGVEQSKALCEHFSQSRAELFEIISATEIRTFSGLLQRYGRGMGCDICKPVVASILASTGSEHILEGEQAALQDSNDHFLANIQRNGSYSVVPRVPGGDIKPEHLILIGEIAQDFGLYTKITGGQRIDLFGARVDQLPAIWQRLVDGGMESGHAYGKALRTVKSCVGSDWCRYGQQDSVQLAIDLELRYRGLRAPHKIKLGVSGCARECAEARGKDVGVIATEKGWNLYVGGNGGMTPKHAQLLASDLDTETLTRYIDRFLMYYIRTADRLQRTAPWVESVGLDHVREVVCDDSLGLAAEFEAAMERHVANYQCEWKGVLEDPNKLSRFVSFVNAPDAVDPTVTFTERAGRKVPVPIGIPRVRS, from the coding sequence ATGCCTTCAGCCGGAACTTCCCGCGCGCCTGAAGCGGTCCGCCGCGTCGTCGTGATTGGGCACGGCATGGTGGGTCACCGCTTCGTTGAGGCGCTACGCGCTCGGGACACCGACGGGTCCTGGCACATCACCGTGCTGGCCGAGGAAGCCGATGCGGCCTACGACCGTGTCGGTCTGACCTCCTACACCGAGTCCTGGGACCGTGCCCTGCTCGCACTGCCGGGCAACGACTACACCGGTGACCCACAGGTCGACCTGCTCCTCAACGCCCGGGTCGTCGAAATCGACCGTGCCGCAAAGACGGTCGCCACCGCCGATGGTCGCCGATACGGCTACGACGCGCTGGTGCTGGCCACCGGGTCCTACGCGTTCGTGCCGCCGGTGCCTGGTCACGACCTGCCCGGATGCCACGTTTACCGCACGCTCGACGACCTCGACGCGATCCGCGCCGGGGCGCAGCGGGCGGTGCAGGCCGGTGACGGCGCTGGCGGGGTGGTGATCGGTGGTGGTCTGCTGGGCCTGGAGGCCGCGAATGCCCTGCGGCAGTTCGGTTTGCAGACCCACGTCGTCGAGATGATGCCGCGCTTGATGGCCCAGCAGATCGACGAGGCCGGCGGAGCGTTGCTGGCCCGGATGGTCACCGAGCTCGGCATCAACGTCCACGTCGGGACGGGCACCGAATGCATTGAGGCGATTGAGGGTTCGCACCGCATGCAGGTGCGCCTGAGCGACGGTCAGCTGATCGACGCCGGTGTGGTCATTTTCGCCGCCGGCATCCGGCCGCGCGACGAATTGGCGCGCGCGGCCGACCTCGCGATCGCCGAACGCGGTGGTGTCCTCACTGATTTGGCATGCCGGACAAGTGATCCCGACATCTTCGCGATCGGGGAAGTCGCCGCCATCGACGGTCGCTGCTATGGCCTGGTCGGACCCGGTTACACCAGTGCCGAAGTGGTGGCTGACCGGCTCTTGGACGGGGTGGCGGAGTTCGGCGAGGCCGACCTGTCGACCAAACTCAAGCTGTTGGGTGTCGACGTCGCCAGTTTCGGCGACGCGATGGGGACCACCGAGAACTGCCTCGAGGTGGCCATCAACGATGCCGTGAACCGCACCTACGCCAAACTGGTGCTCTCCGACGACGCCAAGACACTGCTCGGTGGGGTGCTGGTTGGTGACGCCTCGTCGTACGGCGTGTTGCGCCCGATGGTCGGCAGCGAGCTGCCGGGTGATCCATTGGCGCTGATCGCGCCCGCCCAATCCGGCGACGGCGCAGGCGCATTGGGCATCGGGGCGCTGCCGGACTCGGCGCAGATCTGTTCTTGCAACAACGTCACCAAGGGCGACTTGAAGTGCGCCATCGCCGATGGCTGCGGCGACGTGCCGTCGCTGAAGTCCTGCACGGCGGCCGGCACCTCCTGCGGATCCTGTGTCCCGCTGCTCAAACAGCTGCTGGAAGCCGAGGGTGTCGAGCAGTCCAAGGCGTTGTGCGAGCACTTCAGCCAGTCGCGGGCCGAACTCTTCGAGATCATCAGCGCCACCGAGATCCGCACCTTCTCCGGACTGCTGCAGCGCTATGGCCGCGGAATGGGTTGTGACATCTGCAAACCCGTCGTCGCGTCGATCCTGGCGTCCACCGGGTCCGAGCACATTCTGGAGGGTGAGCAAGCCGCCCTGCAGGATTCCAACGACCACTTCCTGGCCAACATCCAGCGCAACGGCAGCTACTCGGTGGTGCCCAGGGTGCCCGGCGGAGACATCAAGCCCGAGCACCTGATCCTGATCGGTGAGATCGCCCAGGACTTCGGCCTCTACACCAAGATCACCGGTGGGCAGCGCATCGACTTGTTCGGGGCCCGGGTGGATCAACTGCCCGCGATCTGGCAGCGACTGGTGGATGGCGGCATGGAGTCCGGCCACGCCTACGGCAAGGCGCTGCGCACCGTGAAGAGTTGCGTAGGTAGCGACTGGTGCCGGTACGGCCAGCAGGACTCGGTGCAACTGGCAATCGACCTCGAGTTGCGCTACCGGGGACTGCGGGCGCCGCACAAGATCAAGCTGGGCGTATCGGGTTGTGCGCGAGAGTGCGCCGAGGCGCGCGGCAAGGACGTGGGTGTCATTGCCACCGAAAAGGGTTGGAACCTGTATGTCGGTGGCAACGGCGGGATGACACCCAAGCATGCCCAACTGCTGGCCAGCGACCTCGACACCGAAACACTGACCCGCTACATCGACCGGTTCCTCATGTACTACATCCGCACGGCCGATCGGCTGCAGCGCACCGCGCCGTGGGTCGAATCAGTGGGACTCGATCACGTGCGCGAGGTCGTGTGCGACGACTC